The Lolium perenne isolate Kyuss_39 chromosome 6, Kyuss_2.0, whole genome shotgun sequence genome segment TCTTCGAGGACCAGCTGAACTCCGAGCTCTTTTCGCGGGGCTCCAGAGGATGCGACGTCTCCGAGAGCGGAAGAGAGAGGGAGGTGACGACGAGATGAGACCGTTGAGCGCCCCGTAGTACGGCGAGTAGGATAGGGTAGATGAACCGGTAGTTAAAATGTAATTAAATTTGAATCAAATTGTTATTTTTGTCCTACTTAATTATTTTGGGCATCGTTTGGTGGCCGCGGCTGAAAACGGATATCCCAGAAAGGACACCACGCAACGGAGTCTTCCAAACGGTTGATCCGGTGTATTTGACGAACGCGCTTTGAGGGAGGCAagtagagatgctctaagactaTCAAGTAATTCGATAAAAAATAACACTAAAAAGTTTGGCTTGAATTAGATGATTGAAGCTTTGATTGGAACAAATCAAGGAGGCAAACAAACACCACGATATTTTCGTCCGCCAGCGAACAAACAACGGAAAAGCCTTCCGCATCGGTCGTGCCGCCGTCACATATTCCACCAATTCACTCTCTCTTCCACCATTTTCCCTCCCTTTGCTCACCTCTCCCACCTCGCCGTCCCACTCCCACCCCATCCGCACGCGAACCCTAGGGCTAGGGCGAGGTGATGAGATGGGACGCGGCCGACGCGGAGGCGGTTCTGGAGCGGATCTGGGACCTCCACGACCGCCTCAGCGACGCCATCCTCGCCGTCTCCACCACCCACTTCCTCACCGCGCCGCCCCAGCGACCCTCCGCCTCTTCCCGTCGGAAGAACGGGTACGTCTTCTTCAAGGACCGCCCGGAGGGAGGAGGAGCCGAGGACGGCGGCGGTTCGGCCCTTGCCGCGGCGGCGGAGGCCATGGCCGAGGCCAGGAGCCTGCACGCCATCCGGTCGGCGCTCGAGGACCTCGAGGACCACCTCGAGTTCGTGCATGTGAGACCGCCCCCTTCCCCTACCCTCGTTCCCCTCGTGTGCTCTAGGGTTTCTCTCTGTTGATTAGTACTACTTCGTAGTCCACGCTCGCCCGAGTTGCTGCAATGAATACATAGATAGCGGATCCGTGAGGGGTGAGGGTGCGCTGTTCGCGTGATTGGGGAATCCCGATTCCCGGTGCCTCTTTTGTATCCTCTACTACGATTGGCCTCTTTGTGATCCACGCAGCGTTTCGGGTGATTGGCTAATTAATGCATCATGTTGTTCACATGGTAGGCTGCGGTGCTGCTCAATGTTCATATGTTACACAATATTAGTAGCAGGGTTATAGATTTCTGTGATGGATTCTGGGTTATTTTTTCCTCTGATTGCTGTTTTCTGTCTAGATGATCTTGACTTGGATTGGTTTGGCCGTCTTCAAATTGGCTACAAGCCGCTGTTCTAGATTGGGAGTGAAACATAGGCTGTGTGGATCTGAAAATTTCGCAATCCACATGGATTTCGTTGCCCTGTTTGCTGTCCTGTCCTCAATGCTCGTCTCATGTCAACAAGGCGGGATGGAAACCGTGCCTGTTCAATAGTTGGTTCTCATTTCTAGAAGGGCGATTGAATTAAGCAGTGATTCATTTCGTTAGACAGAGCTTGTCTTCTTCGGGCTTAATTTTATTGTTAACCCCTTCTGCCTTTTCCAATTGATAGAGAAATTTGAAAATCTGCACTGGCATAGTTGACAATGTGCTCAGTTAGTTCAGCTGTTTCTCCAGTACAGTAATTATGAGATCTGTTATTTACTTGCATCAATATTTTCTCCACAGACTGTTCAATCGCAGCAGCAGGCTGAGCGGGATGCTGCCATTGCAAGACTGGAGCAAAGCCGCATAGTCCTTGCTACGCGGCTAGCTGAACATCAGGGGAAGAAGTATAGAGTCATTGATGAAACCTTAGCATTTGTAGGCGAGGTTAGCGACAAGAGTCGATTTATCTCGCCAGAAGATCTCCGTGCAACGGGCCAGTCAGGGGAGGAGGCAGTAGAAAATGGGGGCAATGGTTCCAGTATCATGGCAAACTTGTTATCCGGTAGTCTATCTTTAGCCAAGAATTCGTTTCGAGTGGACAAGATTGGTGGTGCTCTGGGTAATGCGGCAGTGTTTGCAGTAAGTATGCTCGCTTTCTTGCAGTTGCATCAAGTCACATTCAGAAGTAGAACTCAACCAATGGAATATAGGAAGAGGATTGATTACAGTTACCAATCTGGGAGCTCACAACAGGGTGGCAAAGGAAAGCATCTTGAGGTGTACCTAGCCAGAGGCTGAGAAATAATCAGATCACATGCAGTTTGCCTGTACAGAAAAGTTTTGACCCAGTGATAGGTTTTGTCGGTTTTGTTAGGCCACTAACCATTCTTTACAATGGACTGGACAGTGTTCCATACTACTAAGGTACTAGACGTGACATTCTTTCGGATGGATTTGTCTACCTTCCTCGATACTTCAGTTGTACCCCCCAACTTGTAAATGGATTTGTCCTTACTGATGGATTGTTTTGCTGAAAGCATGTTTGAAAGCGGCCGTCTTGAGTCACATTCTGCTCCTAGTTTCTGCTTGAGTTGAAGACTACCCGGTTCTTGTTAGTTGTTACATCCTCATGAGGACTTTTCAAGGTTCTCTGTTTTACTGACTCTGTCATGGCTGTTGTAAAAGCACATGTGACACTTGTATTTCTTTTTTCCTCTTTAATGGAGATGGAGTACACTTGAGGGCATGTGCTTTGCTCTTTCTTGTGCTTGATGATGCTCTCAGACTTTTCTTTGTTGTGGTCATATTTGGTGCTGAAGCTTCTTCGCCTATCCGCCTGGCCACTGTTTTACAGATGCTGCTGGTTGGTTGCGATGTgttctcttttcttttcttttttgtgcTGCAATCTGTCAAAAggtgaaactaaacaagtatcctATGCATGATGCTATTGGTTGCACCATATGCATAACAGGGAGGTTGAGAGTGTAAATACTGTTAGGAGTACTGGTTGATTCTCTTGTTACGTATTGAGAAATGTAAGCTCCATTTTCTGTGTCATTGCTATCTTCTTTCTGGTGGTCACTTTGTACTAATCATAATCATAGTGTCAATCATGTCTTTTTTCATGATATTTGATTGTCATGTTAAAAAAGTGCTGAGGTTTACTTGATTGTACTTACTTCATAAGCAGACAGGGCCTCTTTACTCGAAATCTGGAACCGGTAAAGTAAAGGAGATCTTGTTAAGCGGATGAAGATTTGTCTCTCGCTAAATGATTTCTTTTGGGCAGAAAGATAGTCTGTTGGTATAAGAAGCGATCTGATTTGTCAAAGGCCATCCTCATTTTGGCAAGCTCGATTTCAGCTAAACAAACTGGCAGAGTATAAACACTCACAGTTGTGTTCTTTGCTGAAAAACCTTGACAAAATTGGAATTGCCATCAAGGAAAATAGTGGACAGATCGATCACCTccctttgagggaaaagagagagttgGCTTACTTGGAATTGGAAATCAAATTTTGGTTTGGTGGAAATAAAGATATAGGTCACCTCTATCTTTTCCCTCAAGAAATGCAAGATTGACTGTGGAGGTTTTGAGATAATTGAATATTTTCAAAGGCCAACAATGGTGGACAAGTTGGATCTGAAAATTTAGATTTTATTGTGGATGAAGAACCCTTTAAGGCCCTGTTCGGTTTGAGTGGGTTTGACATGGATTGGGAGGTATTAGCCAGGAATTAAACGTGGTTCCCTGCCATTCCAACTTCCAAGCCAATCCCTCCGCGGTAGGGTGTAACCGAACGAGGCCTAAGTAGGCAGTGGATGCATCCAACTGGAGCGTCCCCCTTTACATTCCACAAGTCATACTGCTACTATTATTGGTATATATGTATATCGACATATCGTGTGTAGCTTTCGAATTGCTTGCTTATTATTGTATGCGCAAATCTTGCTTATTCATAGTTGTTGGTGTACATcattgagcctagcatattttagATTTGTGCTTGAAAAGTATCTGCATAGTTTAATTCTCCATTAGAATAAAGCTAATTTTGTCGGAGCCCTTACCTTGCCAATTGACCCGACAATTTCCTTTCAGCAATTTCTGAGCTAACTTTTAGATAATCTCAGAGTCTCGAGTTGATGGGCAATTATGTCCCATAAGCTCGTGGCAGTGAAGGCAAATTTTCGGGGCAACTATTAGGCAACAACTTTTTAAGTCCCGCCTCGGAGGTTCCGGGTTAACTTTACTCGATAATGTTAACTACTTGCAGGAAACATAAACAATGTAAACTTTTATTTTGCTTCTAGTCTCTCATTCTCATTAGGTTGGAGGCACCATGACAAATTTATCCGGTAGTGTTGGGAGCGTACGAGGAGATAAATATTTCAGATTTTGCAATGGTTCATTTTCCTCAAGAAATGGCACACCTCTTCTAAATTTCTGGCTCCTCTAATTGAACTATCATTGAGGATTTGTGTGAGTCTCAAGTGAGTCATGCATATACCATGCATGCAGTTCGTATCGATAAGGCCTTAATCCCCTCCTAGTCAGGTTCGGTTAGATCGAGGCATCAATCCTCTGGGGAGGGGTGTTGTTGCCTGGCGGCAAGTCAGAACCACGCAGAAGGTCAATCATGAAGTCATATGATTAGGTCGGCAGCGCTGGCGTGCGGATGGTGGCCAGTCCGTCAAGAAGCCACTCGAGTGGAGGGACGCTGAAGGAGGCTAGAGTGGCTTAAAATATCCCATTACTTCCTCTAGCTCTTTCAAAAGGGATTAGAACGTAGACCGACTTAATCGGTCTAACATGTGCACCAACGTCCTGCTGAGTGATGGTTGAGCGTGTATCATGACGTCGATGGCCACCACAACGACGGTGCTCCAAGAGAAAGAAACACCGACTACCAATGTATGAATCAAAACAGCAACCAAGGTCCATGGTCGCGCGACGGTTGTCCTCTATCGATGATTCTTACCTTTACTCTTCTTGCTATTTTTCTTAAATTGTTGCTCTTGGGAGAGTCGCATGTGTGATAACATGTGAGATATTAAAATGGAATGATCCAGAGTATATATACAACAAAGGGCATGAAGGAAGCGGGTGATATTACATCAAAGGGTATATTTAAAAACGACAAAAGAGACACAACCACTGACGTAGCTACATGCAAGTCGGGGGATGGGGCGCcccctccccctaggtttggaccaaactttaaaataatttttttggGGATGGGCTTAGATCAGTTTGTTTTAGTCTTTTGCCCCCAAAACGTCATAATTTCTCCTTTTGCCCCCACTGATTTGTTTCAAGCTCCACCACTGGACACAGCGATAACAGGTGGCGCTTGCTAACTAAACACTACAGTTCTTCAATTCTCTGGCCTACATTTACACGAACGATAGAGCAAATGTTGTTGCATGCAAGCTGCAACACATAAGGTGAACCATGCTGTTCTTGCCCGATAGTTTAACTATCTATGTTATGATAAGTCTAAACTTCTCAGGACAGAAGCAAGATTAAAAATTCCTACTCTACGACAAGCTCACAGTTATCAAACATCTCCAAACCGAAACTTCCATACTTAAGTTCAGATCCAGATCAAACATCACGCGATCGGTACTTCACCCATGCCCCCAGGCCCCAGGGCTGTCTTCTCATCCTTCTTATTGTGCAATTGGGGAAGGTGTAGGAGCACATATGAGTATACGATGAAGCCTGCGAACTTCAGGAACTTGGTTCTTATCCTACTGGTTTGCATCTGAGTCCTACCCCAATTATGTCAAGAGTAAgatatagaatgttctaaaagagGATAGAAAAATCACGCATGTGTGGTCATGTTTGAGAATTACCAGACGGGGTCTTCAGGCTTTGGATCAACAAGCGATGACAGCTCTGAGACAACTTTCCGATTAAAACGGACATATGGTCCTCTACCGATAAGGTGGCGCTCGATCGATGAACTAATGCCATAAAGCTCCTCAACTTTACCCTTCACTAAAATAATACGCTCAGCAATTGCCTCCTTATCGTTAGGGTCAGTTAAATCCTGCAGAAGATTTTGCACGCACAAAATGAAGATTTTAGTCACGCACGGGAGAATACGAAATGCTGATATTTCTTTGCCGAAAATGTAGCTAAATAAAGCATAAAGTAAAATAGTAGATTCGTGAAAATTGGCTGCCGAAAATCTGGTTGGATACAAGACTTGAAACTGCTAGGACATCCGATTTACATGGACAAATCATGACTGGCTAGGAAAGATTTAGAATGTGCATGGCTACGACAATCAGCATGCCTACTGAATAGAAAGTAAGTGCAAGAAGCAAATGATTCTATGTAACGTATCCTGAGAACTGCAGCAATAATTTAAAAATATAAAGCAACCTGCTGTGTTTTTGGAAAGAAAGAGACGAATGCTAAAAAATCATACATTTTATGGCCTCAATTAGGATACCAAAATAATCTAGAATGCCAAATATTTTGCTTAATCATGCAGCCTTTGTTTCAGGGACATGTAATGCAAATAAATTGGTGTAAAGTCCTACCGGATCGAGCTACCGATTTTCAGAGGTGCTAGCATAACAGGTCATTAAGCACTGAAGAATATGAACTGCTGGGGTTTCCTCTACAAAACTGAAGGCACAAAAGGAACAAATTCCTGCATAGTTGACTGCTGAAGTGCCCGGTTAGATAGCACATTTGAAATACTAGAAACTCGCCTTATATGTACAGACGGATCATGACTAGCTAAGAAAAATTCAGAATATGCGCTTGGCTGAGCTAGTCAATAATCAATATGCCTAGCGAGTTATAGAGTACTATACATAGTAAGAGGTAAGTGCATCAAACGATGCAGAAAATAACTATCTAGGGTACCATCCGATCTGCGAAAACAAACGGAACATAAAAGATGCGTAATTTCTAATTTGTACCTTGAGGGTGGCCGTCTCTTGTGCGACGGAGGCTGAAGAGGCAGGTCGACCGGCGTGGATGAGCCTAGGCACGAGCCGGCACTCAACAGCCGATGCTTGAGTTCGCTGGAGAAAGAGCTTCCTCGCCGCCTGTCGTAGCGCCGCCATCGCCGACCTGGGCTTCTTCGAATCCTGACCTCGCCTATACGTGTGGATATttaaggattttttttttttgcgagaaagaTCCGAATCTATTCCACAAGTTCAAAAGAAGTACAAAACACCCCAAACATAAAAGAAATTATATCGAAGTCTTTGGATCACCTAACAACCACTAGTACGGCTAGAGCAAGCCGCCGATGCACCGTTGTCGCCGCTCCCTTACCGGAGCCAGCCTGACGATGTTGATGACAGCCGGGAAGTCTTCGTACACGTGCCTCAAAGGACTAGCACCCCAGAGCCGAAGTCGTCGCTATTGAACCCTTGATGAGGATTCGAAGCTTCTAGCATCAAACCACTAACATGCGTAGACTGGACGAGATCCACCACACCATGGAAGCGGCGACCAGACGAATCTTCACCCTCTCAACGCCACCGGCGATATCGCCGCCGACGTGGTGGACAAGGAGGCGAGAATACCTTATTCTTGTCTCGCACAACACCTTCATAGCCACCATAGCGACAATGCTGGTTGACCAAACTTTAACTTTAGGGACCTTTTGTAGCGCCGAGCGCAGATCCGTGGTCCCCACCCCCTCCCACCATCGGAGTGGCTAGGCTAGCAGAGGAGGTGAACACCCGTCGATTCCCGGTCATAGACGACGAGGACGAGGCAGATGGGTGGCGGCGGCTGCTAGGGTTTCcaccctagccgccacctctcCTTTCTTTCACGGGAGCGACTAATATTTTAGTATATTATTAGGAACGCAACCGTCTTCGATTCGGGCTCCCACCACTTGCCATCACCGCTTCCACCATTACGGGGAAACAATCGTACGGAAaacgaaagaaggagaagtatttTTTTAGAGAAAGGAGAAGTATTTTGGTGAGCCTATCTTGCAGATTGGTCGGGTGTTTTTCTGATGGAAACAATCCCTCTTCCTCGCTTCCTTTCCACCGCCGCTACTAGAACGCCCTCCGTTTCAGCTTGTTGGCTATGGGAACGTAAAGTTAACTCGAACGGCCATCCACATTTCAAGGTTAGACATCCGTGTGGTCCATCGTGCCCGAAAGTGAGGTCCAACGGCTAACAACATAGGAACACACATAGGGACGCGTTTGTTCTTAGACGAACCATGTTTGAATTTAGACCAAGTTTGCAGCCACGCGGATAGCGCGTGGACTCGAGAGCGACCGTCCCTAGCCACAATTCAGTGAGTGCATCGTTTTTTTTTTCCATCATAAAGCACAGTTTTAGAATCTTCATTGCATTTTATCCATAGCTAAAACTAAACTAAGCTAAACTACATTGGTTCCACTCCACCATCTGCGCTAGCTGGCTTGGCCCTCGCTGCCTTTCTGTTCACCGACTtccgtgcccccccccccccccgcctcaCCACCGAAGCTGCCTTGGCCCTTGTCACCACCGCGCATCCTCTCGGTAGTCCGGCGTATCCTTTCGCGGATGGCGTGCCTCCTAGCGTGGCACGCGAAGGTCATAGCCTTCCGGTGCATACGCGCCGCCACCGTACACTACACCATGCACCATGTGAGCAGCCGTGATAGCCATCACCTCCATGTCGGTTGACGCATCAATCTCGGTGGCCCTGGCAGCCTGTCGGGCCGTCATCTCCGCGATGTCCTGACGGAGGAGCTCCACCACCGCCTACACTGCGACACAGGTTGGTTGCATGCGGGCGGCCTCTTCTGCCTCCAGCGCAACGGCGAGGGCAGcctgctgatgacccacaagtatagggggtgtatcgtagtattttcgataagtaagaatgtcgatcccaacgaggagcagaaggtgttgacaagcagtttcgatgaaggattcactgtaaatgctcacagacaagtattcagggggttttgatgtagcagatgaataaagtacgagtaagtaaaatgcgagagaaataattgcagcgagtggcccaatccttttagcacaaaggacaagccggtttgtttacttataatgaccaaacgttcttgaggacacacgggattttagtctagtgctttcgctacatatggctaattaatcttcattgttttgataagtgttgtgtgggtgaacctatgctaatgcaccgcccttcctaggactaatacatacttgtgattataccccttgcaagcatccgcaactacaagaaagtaattaagataaatctaaccacagccttaaactctgagatcctgctatccctcctgcatcgatataccaacgggggttcaggtttctgtcactccggcaaccccgcaattggcaaacgagtacaagatgcactcccctaggcccataaaggtgaagtgtcatgtagtcgacgttcacatgacaccactagaagaataacaccacaacttaaatatcataacattgaatattactcaaccataattcactactaacatttagacttcacccatgtcctcaagaactaaacgaactactcaccagacatcatatggaacatgatcagaggtgatatgatgatgaataacaatctgaacataaaccttggttcaatggtttcactcaatagcatcaataacaagtagaaatcaacaccgggagagtttcccctatcaaacaatcaaaatccaacccgaattgttacagcgctgacgatgtgcagcggtggagacggcggtgatgatgatgtagatgatgacgatggtgatggagatgatgtccagctcgatgacggtgacgatggcgtcgatttccccctccgggagggaatttccccggcggatctcagcctgccggagagctcttttctctctggtgttctccgccccgcagaggcggctgtgactcttcgcgactatcccccggagcttaggttttcgggacgaagatgtacgcgaaggagaggaggccagagggggctgtgggccccctcctcggccctcctcggttcctccttctggctcccttcgtcttctggaaaaatatgatttttcatataaatttcgtcaattgttgatcttccaaaatattgcattctgacggcgatttttccagcagaatcctgactccggtgcacgatcctccaataatcatgaaacatgcaaaatagatgaaataacataagtattacctctcaatatgaaatatatcaatgaataacagcaaattatgatataaaatagtgatgcaaaatggacgtatcaactccccccaagcttagacttcgcttgtccccaagcgaaactgaactcggtaaacaggaccacatgtttatggagtgaagagtcgataaataaaatacggacaagaagcatcatattcattcacacaagacattctagtgaacaacttcctcatataattaaacttgaaacaagtagaaggtaatcacaaataaaggtgcataagaaatcataattggtaatggcaaacttcgttcttggtcagagaacaattaatagattatacttatctatcgagcagcgctctcatgctaaagtttatatggcacaacttgcatactcaatcataataatctcctcataatcattgataactttcaaagctatattcattcagacaaaacttgtactaaacaaggaagagtaaaagacatgatgaagtaaatcacaatatagatggtttgatcacaacaactcaaatgcttgctcaagatggagggaaataggtttactgactcaacacaaggtaaaagacaggcccttcgcagagggaagcagggattaaatcatgtgctagagcttttcagttttgaaatcatataaagagagtaaaagtaacattttgagtggtgtttgttgttgtcaacgactagtagcgggtactctaacccccttgccagacaaccttcaaagagcggctcccattaaaacattttcattttcgatggcactccttccaaccttactttcacaaaccatggctaaccgaatcctcgggtgcctgccaacaatctcataccatgaaggagtgcctttttattttagttttatttagatgacactcctcccctccttttctttctcaagccatggctagccgaatcctcgggtgccgtccaacaatcacataccatggaggagtgtctatttgtaaaatcatgaaggtaattaatcggggctgggaaccccattgccagctctttttgcaaaattattggataagtggatgaagccactagtccattggtgaaagttgcccaacaagattgaaagataaaacaccacatacttcctcatgagccataaaacattgacacaaataagagatgatgaattttgaattgtttaaaggtagcacacgaagtatttacttggaatggcagaaaataccatgtaataggtagttatggtggacacaaatggcataggtttgggttaaggtttggatgcacgagaagcattccctctcggtacaggtttttggctagcaaggttaattagcaagcataagagttgcgggaaacaaacaaatatacatgtgatagaaacaatcatgcatcttccttgtaagcacaaacaattttaacttcagaataacaaactaaggagctaacaagaaagaaagacaatgaaacaacatatctacatgtatttctcttttctacttaaacctcaaagtgttgttgctattgaccaatgctaagtttgccaaaaccaaatagatttattcaatgctcccaaagtgataccaatactaataacaagatcaatcatata includes the following:
- the LOC127344948 gene encoding plastid division protein PDV1, which gives rise to MRWDAADAEAVLERIWDLHDRLSDAILAVSTTHFLTAPPQRPSASSRRKNGYVFFKDRPEGGGAEDGGGSALAAAAEAMAEARSLHAIRSALEDLEDHLEFVHTVQSQQQAERDAAIARLEQSRIVLATRLAEHQGKKYRVIDETLAFVGEVSDKSRFISPEDLRATGQSGEEAVENGGNGSSIMANLLSGSLSLAKNSFRVDKIGGALGNAAVFAVSMLAFLQLHQVTFRSRTQPMEYRKRIDYSYQSGSSQQGGKGKHLEVYLARG